The Desulfuromonas sp. TF nucleotide sequence TGCCGGCAGCGGTCTGCTTCTGCTCGGAGTGCGGCGGCTGGCGACCTTCCGACCCGGGGAGGAGATATGAGATCGTTGATCCTGTGGGGAACCCTTTTTCTGGTTCTGGGGACGGTCAACGGCCTCATCCTGGCGAAGGAGCGCACCCTGGACGAAGGAACCTCGATCCTTCTGCCTTTGGCTGAGGGAAGCCCCCGCTCGCAGATGAAGGGCGACTATCTGGACCTGCGGTACCGTCTCCCCCGGCAGGTGCATGCCGCCGCACTTGAAGGAAGGGGTCGTCTGGTGATTGCTCTTGACGGCAACGGAGTGGCGACCTTCCGACGTCCCCACCGGGGCGAGGAGCTGCGATCGGACGAACATCTTCTGTCCTATCGCAAACGCGGAGAATTGCGGCTGGGGGCGGAATCCTTCTTCCTGGGGCAAGGCAAAGCGGAGCAGTGTGCCGGGGCCCGTTTTGCCGAACTCAAGGTGGATCGGGAAGGGCGTAACGTGCTGGTGGGGCTGCGGAATGCGGATCTGAGGCGATTATGCGAGTAAACAGCATGCCATCGCCTGCCCCGAGAGGCCGGTTATGAGAATATCCTGGTGAGATTCCGGATCCGGGCCGACGCGCCTCAGGAAAAGATCGATGAGCTCGTGCAGCTGGCGCAGCAGTGCTCTCCCGTCTTCGACATCGTGACCAATCCGGTCCCGGTGCAGGTGAAGGCGGAAAAGATTCGGGAAGAGAGCCGCCTATTTTGGGTTCTGCCATTGAATGTTTCGATAAATCTGCTAATTGGTTTAAGTCGAAACCAACGCCGC carries:
- a CDS encoding GDYXXLXY domain-containing protein → MRSLILWGTLFLVLGTVNGLILAKERTLDEGTSILLPLAEGSPRSQMKGDYLDLRYRLPRQVHAAALEGRGRLVIALDGNGVATFRRPHRGEELRSDEHLLSYRKRGELRLGAESFFLGQGKAEQCAGARFAELKVDREGRNVLVGLRNADLRRLCE